The Manis javanica isolate MJ-LG chromosome 2, MJ_LKY, whole genome shotgun sequence genome contains a region encoding:
- the SPACA9 gene encoding sperm acrosome-associated protein 9 isoform X1: protein MNEVKEALRNVEQKYKLFQQQQFTFISALEHSRENAHSKIRPISSIEQVQSYMEHHCNNSTDQRILLMFLDICTELSKLCQRFEALHSGTPVTNNLLEKCKALVSQSNDLSSLRAKYPHDVVNHLSCDEARNHYGGVVSLIPIVLDFMKEWIAHSEKLSRKVLQHVSEPQLGQEATGATSHPSQTTGTQLCLRKHKCRQLTKDSLKPSGKDKGCSKPPWRPSGWKL from the exons ATGAACGAGGTGAAGGAGGCCCTGCGGAACGTCGAGCAGAAGTACAAGCTCTTCCAGCAGCAGCAGTTCACGTTCATCTCTGCGCTGGAGCACTCCCGGGAGAATGCCCACAGCAAGATCCGGCCCATCTCCAGTATCGAACAG GTGCAGAGCTACATGGAACACCACTGCAACAACTCCACAGACCAGCGCATTCTGCTCATGTTCCTGGACATCTGCACGGAGCTGAGCAAGCTCTGCCAGCGCTTTGAAGCCCTGCACTCTGGCACCCCGGTCACCAACAACCTCCTTGAGAAATGTAAAGCCCTTGTTAGCCAAAGCAATGACTTAAGTAGTCTTAGAGCAAA ATATCCGCATGACGTGGTCAACCACCTCAGCTGTGATGAAGCCAGGAACCACTATGGAGGCGTGGTCAGCCTCATCCCCATCGTCCTAGACTTCATGAAAGAGTGGATCGCCCATTCAGAGAAGCTGTCCCGCAAAGTGCTACAGCACGTGAGTGAGCCCCAGCTGGGCCAGGAGGCCACCGGGGCCACCTCTCATCCTTCCCAGACCACAGGCACCCAGCTTTGCTTAAGAAAACACAAGTGTAGGCAACTTACAAAGGACAGTCTCAAACCTAGTGGGAAAGACAAAGGATGTTCTAAGCCTCCCTGGAGACCATCTGGTTGGAAACTCTAA
- the SPACA9 gene encoding sperm acrosome-associated protein 9 isoform X3, whose product MNEVKEALRNVEQKYKLFQQQQFTFISALEHSRENAHSKIRPISSIEQVQSYMEHHCNNSTDQRILLMFLDICTELSKLCQRFEALHSGTPVTNNLLEKCKALVSQSNDLSSLRAKYPHDVVNHLSCDEARNHYGGVVSLIPIVLDFMKEWIAHSEKLSRKVLQHGAT is encoded by the exons ATGAACGAGGTGAAGGAGGCCCTGCGGAACGTCGAGCAGAAGTACAAGCTCTTCCAGCAGCAGCAGTTCACGTTCATCTCTGCGCTGGAGCACTCCCGGGAGAATGCCCACAGCAAGATCCGGCCCATCTCCAGTATCGAACAG GTGCAGAGCTACATGGAACACCACTGCAACAACTCCACAGACCAGCGCATTCTGCTCATGTTCCTGGACATCTGCACGGAGCTGAGCAAGCTCTGCCAGCGCTTTGAAGCCCTGCACTCTGGCACCCCGGTCACCAACAACCTCCTTGAGAAATGTAAAGCCCTTGTTAGCCAAAGCAATGACTTAAGTAGTCTTAGAGCAAA ATATCCGCATGACGTGGTCAACCACCTCAGCTGTGATGAAGCCAGGAACCACTATGGAGGCGTGGTCAGCCTCATCCCCATCGTCCTAGACTTCATGAAAGAGTGGATCGCCCATTCAGAGAAGCTGTCCCGCAAAGTGCTACAGCAC
- the SPACA9 gene encoding sperm acrosome-associated protein 9 isoform X2 — MNEVKEALRNVEQKYKLFQQQQFTFISALEHSRENAHSKIRPISSIEQSYMEHHCNNSTDQRILLMFLDICTELSKLCQRFEALHSGTPVTNNLLEKCKALVSQSNDLSSLRAKYPHDVVNHLSCDEARNHYGGVVSLIPIVLDFMKEWIAHSEKLSRKVLQHVSEPQLGQEATGATSHPSQTTGTQLCLRKHKCRQLTKDSLKPSGKDKGCSKPPWRPSGWKL; from the exons ATGAACGAGGTGAAGGAGGCCCTGCGGAACGTCGAGCAGAAGTACAAGCTCTTCCAGCAGCAGCAGTTCACGTTCATCTCTGCGCTGGAGCACTCCCGGGAGAATGCCCACAGCAAGATCCGGCCCATCTCCAGTATCGAACAG AGCTACATGGAACACCACTGCAACAACTCCACAGACCAGCGCATTCTGCTCATGTTCCTGGACATCTGCACGGAGCTGAGCAAGCTCTGCCAGCGCTTTGAAGCCCTGCACTCTGGCACCCCGGTCACCAACAACCTCCTTGAGAAATGTAAAGCCCTTGTTAGCCAAAGCAATGACTTAAGTAGTCTTAGAGCAAA ATATCCGCATGACGTGGTCAACCACCTCAGCTGTGATGAAGCCAGGAACCACTATGGAGGCGTGGTCAGCCTCATCCCCATCGTCCTAGACTTCATGAAAGAGTGGATCGCCCATTCAGAGAAGCTGTCCCGCAAAGTGCTACAGCACGTGAGTGAGCCCCAGCTGGGCCAGGAGGCCACCGGGGCCACCTCTCATCCTTCCCAGACCACAGGCACCCAGCTTTGCTTAAGAAAACACAAGTGTAGGCAACTTACAAAGGACAGTCTCAAACCTAGTGGGAAAGACAAAGGATGTTCTAAGCCTCCCTGGAGACCATCTGGTTGGAAACTCTAA